The nucleotide sequence TCTATATGCTTTAAAATGCGGTCTAATTTCCGGAAATAGGCATCTTTAGAGGTACGAAGACTAATTTTTATGGCTTCTTCTTCAGAAAGTGCTTCATCTTCAACTGAAAGATCCTGAATATCGGTCAGATCCTGCTGCCATTCATCAGCCACCAGATTCAAATAGTGAAGTTCTACGGAATCTTCCGTAAACACAAAGATCTTTTTAGGTTGAAAAAAATAAAGATCTGTAAATTCCAGTCCGTCATAATTTTCAGAAGATAATTGCTCAACATCATTTTTAAGGTCATAGGTAAGATAGCCAAATAACCAGTCCTTAGTGTTTCCTTGGTATTCATTCAATTTTTCGAACGCCTTGTGAAAATCGGTTTTTATTAGCGTAAAAGCATCCACGGCCAAAATAGCGCTATAGGAACTGTGAAGTTGTGGATATTTGTTGGAATCCATCCATATCACTTCATCGAACTGTTGCGACCAGGTAAGTAGCTTCGCCTTGAGTTCGTCGGTGAGCAATAATGGGATCGATTTATGGAAACGCATTAAGTATTTATTTGATGCTCAAAATTTTGGATGACATCCATAAAACCCAACAGGAGTACTTCGTTTGTGATCGTTTGTTTTTCTTCGGAAAAATTATCTTCAAACGACGGAAAGCTAAAACTCTCTACCACTTCTCCGCCAAATCTTGGGATGACTCCCTTAGTGTATTCCAACGCTGAAGCTGCTCCGCGTTTACCGGGTGAGGTGCTCATAAGCAATATCTTTTTCTGAGCAAGAAACTTATATTCTATCCGTGAAAGCCAATCGATCACATTCTTAAAAAACGCTGAAACAGCACCATTGTGTTCGTTTACGGAAATCATTAACGCATCGGCGTCCA is from Constantimarinum furrinae and encodes:
- a CDS encoding NADPH-dependent FMN reductase encodes the protein MKKILAFAGSNSSTSINQKLVDFAASKISGHEVQHINLTDYNLPLFGVDIEKEQGYSVELSLLRNEIMDADALMISVNEHNGAVSAFFKNVIDWLSRIEYKFLAQKKILLMSTSPGKRGAASALEYTKGVIPRFGGEVVESFSFPSFEDNFSEEKQTITNEVLLLGFMDVIQNFEHQINT